A part of Cryptococcus decagattii chromosome 2, complete sequence genomic DNA contains:
- a CDS encoding archaeal ribosomal protein L23: MAPSKTAGKAAAKPQDVKAKAAKKAALKGTQSTSVRKVRTSVTFHRPSTLRLPRAPKYPRKSVHHLPRMDQFRTIQHPLNTESAMKKIEEHNTLVFIVDLKANKRNIKDAVKKLYDVEAAKVNTLIRPDGRKKAYVRLTADFDALEVANKIGFI; the protein is encoded by the exons ATGGCCCCTTCTAAGACCGCCGGAAAGG CCGCTGCCAAGCCCCAAGATGTCAAGGCCAAGGCCGCCAAAAAGGCCGCTTTGAAGGGCACCCAGTCCACCTCCGTCCGAAAGGTCCGAACTTCCGTCACCTTCCACCGACCCAGCACCCTTCGTCTGCCCCGTGCTCCCAAGTACCCCCGAAAGTCTGTCCACCACCTCCCCAGGATGGACCAATTCCGAACCATCCAGCACCCTCTTAACACTGAGTCtgcgatgaagaagattgaggaGCACAACACTTTGGTCTTCATTGTCGACCTCAAAGCCAACAAGAGGAACATCAAGGACGCTGTTAAGAAGCTCTACGACGTCGAGGCTGCCAAGGTCAACACCCTCATCCG ACCGGACGGTAGGAAGAAGGCTTACGTTCGATTGACCGCCGACTTCGACGCTCTTGAGGTTGCCAACAAG ATCGGCTTCATCTAA